A stretch of the bacterium SCSIO 12827 genome encodes the following:
- a CDS encoding HAMP domain-containing protein, giving the protein MSKHSQIDASDDDMVAAKTLFGKFTIAQRVSAIVVLGVTAMAVFGSIQFYGKSKITQAVQSNTDYNALAMGSQEIQALSLQMRRGEKDFLLRRDTKYADLYKSNVAKLKSVLNKVRQEPVAAAKSETLARLDGAIDAHARQFAMVVSQTQELGLDETVGLQGKLRTAVHAVETKLKEANLDGLTVKMLMMRRHEKDFMLRGAEKYISRVAKRQAEFLEMLPAAPLSDSAKAEITGLLDVYVTAFNAFAKLSVENSAAIKELSNIYKIVTPTVEELVTFGEQGAANALAEMDATQRSMGILMMIGAAVSFVVFVAAGAVVAMSITRPMKAVTKATETLAEGDWTVQVPALENKDEIGAVARALQVFKENLIKAKNLEEAQRQEQVRQVERAEKLASLTSTFDATVNEVLGVVSSASTELQATATSMRGTAETTTRQSSSVAAACEQTAANVQTVATATEELTASVREITQQMARSSQKAGQAVSEADQVQGKVDGLVEAAQAIGQVVELINEIAEKTNLLSLNATIEAARAGEAGKGFAVVASEVKNLAAQTKRSTEEVAAHVAKIQSTTGEAASAINVIKATIAEVNEMTSAVAAAVEEQAAATQEISRNCEQAAAATQEVSSSISTVQVAANDTDGSATEVLRASDELAQKSSSLQQIVQAFLHDVRAA; this is encoded by the coding sequence ATGTCGAAACACTCACAAATTGACGCAAGCGATGATGATATGGTTGCGGCCAAGACACTGTTCGGCAAATTTACGATCGCACAACGCGTCAGCGCCATCGTTGTTCTAGGCGTCACCGCCATGGCCGTGTTCGGCAGCATTCAGTTCTACGGGAAGTCGAAGATCACCCAGGCGGTTCAGTCCAACACTGATTACAACGCCCTGGCAATGGGCAGTCAGGAAATTCAGGCGCTATCCCTGCAGATGCGCCGCGGGGAAAAGGATTTCCTTTTGCGCCGCGATACGAAGTATGCAGACCTCTACAAGAGCAACGTCGCCAAGCTTAAATCCGTCCTGAACAAGGTGCGTCAGGAGCCCGTGGCGGCAGCCAAATCCGAAACCCTGGCCCGTTTGGATGGTGCAATTGATGCCCATGCAAGGCAATTCGCCATGGTTGTTTCCCAGACTCAGGAACTGGGTCTGGACGAGACGGTTGGTCTACAGGGCAAGCTGCGTACAGCCGTGCATGCGGTCGAGACGAAACTGAAGGAAGCAAATCTGGACGGTCTCACCGTGAAGATGCTGATGATGCGGCGTCACGAAAAGGATTTCATGCTACGCGGTGCTGAAAAATACATCAGCAGAGTGGCGAAACGGCAGGCAGAATTCCTTGAAATGCTGCCGGCAGCGCCGCTGTCCGATAGCGCTAAGGCGGAAATTACCGGGCTTCTCGACGTCTATGTGACCGCGTTCAATGCCTTCGCCAAATTGTCCGTTGAAAATAGTGCGGCGATCAAAGAGCTGAGCAACATCTACAAGATCGTGACTCCGACCGTCGAGGAACTGGTTACGTTCGGTGAACAGGGCGCCGCGAACGCCCTTGCCGAAATGGATGCAACACAGAGGTCCATGGGGATTTTGATGATGATCGGCGCCGCGGTGAGCTTCGTCGTCTTCGTTGCTGCGGGCGCGGTTGTCGCGATGAGCATCACCCGTCCCATGAAAGCGGTCACCAAGGCTACGGAAACCCTGGCTGAAGGTGATTGGACCGTCCAGGTTCCGGCCCTTGAAAATAAGGACGAGATTGGCGCCGTTGCGCGTGCTCTTCAGGTCTTCAAGGAAAACCTGATCAAGGCCAAGAATCTGGAAGAAGCGCAGCGTCAGGAGCAGGTGCGTCAGGTTGAGCGCGCAGAGAAGCTTGCGTCCTTGACGTCGACGTTCGATGCGACGGTGAACGAAGTGCTCGGTGTGGTGTCGTCGGCCTCGACGGAACTGCAGGCGACGGCGACCAGCATGCGCGGCACGGCGGAAACCACGACCCGTCAGTCGTCCTCCGTGGCGGCGGCCTGCGAACAGACGGCGGCCAACGTGCAGACCGTGGCGACGGCAACGGAAGAGTTGACCGCGTCGGTGCGTGAGATCACCCAGCAGATGGCGCGGTCCTCGCAAAAGGCCGGTCAGGCGGTGAGCGAGGCCGATCAGGTCCAGGGCAAGGTCGACGGCTTGGTCGAGGCGGCCCAGGCGATCGGTCAGGTGGTGGAACTGATCAACGAGATCGCCGAGAAGACCAACCTGCTGTCGCTCAACGCGACCATCGAGGCGGCGCGCGCCGGCGAAGCCGGCAAGGGCTTTGCGGTGGTGGCATCGGAGGTCAAGAACCTGGCGGCCCAGACCAAGCGGTCGACGGAAGAAGTGGCGGCCCATGTGGCCAAGATCCAGTCGACGACGGGCGAGGCGGCGAGTGCCATCAACGTGATCAAGGCAACCATCGCCGAGGTCAACGAGATGACGTCGGCCGTGGCCGCCGCGGTCGAGGAACAGGCCGCCGCGACCCAGGAGATCAGCCGCAACTGCGAACAGGCCGCGGCTGCGACGCAGGAGGTTTCAAGCTCGATCTCGACCGTGCAGGTCGCCGCCAACGATACCGACGGCTCTGCCACCGAGGTTCTGCGTGCGTCCGACGAACTGGCGCAGAAATCCTCCTCCCTGCAGCAGATCGTGCAGGCCTTCCTGCATGACGTACGCGCCGCCTAA
- a CDS encoding PAS domain-containing protein gives MPRSPSDESTSTRQANGFGGDHAGADARVLDFARVSADWFWETDVDGRFTFISDQVTSLVGVRPEDCIGKSREELHGGIPQDATWAAYRKVIHAHEPFRDITFIMADPDGMTFPISISGMPVFDGGKFVGYRGTGRRASQGEVIEKLVRNIVRATSRAVGRDFLEQITQALWQELNVDRIFITRLADDGKTAESVVAIIDGEWADNVSYPIAGGPCEMVTRSTSLCVYPRGVADRFPDDHYLKDEGIEGYIGVPLFGNNGQCLGLMVAMSGQPMILEDMHKLVFEFFAGRVAAELDRSLAEEELRRRDVLLSAIVDHIPHGLTVKDPSGRYMLVNKEFTRRYGVDDDEILGRSNEERFPAWEASWAASRAQEKDVTASNQITVREQDREFVDGSHHRLEIVKFPISDDDGQVIGVGALGVDITERDAWERDARDRERILKGYHKALDRIVASDEMASPDAGDAFTLLTRVAAETLGVERVSVWHAHPDMSHIECLDLYQATPATHVSGMVLKRENFPQYFKALQQVEVIDAHDAQSDPRTAEFAGGYLDKHGIASMLDAAIHVGDELKGVLCLEHVGEQREWSLEEQSLARSLAALTSLILARQEQQEAERARQSIEHRFSSVVNALPSSLSLKDKNQRYVFVNKIYEQNYGVRAENVIGKRIEDLDLNTPEILASIVAQDMAVLEQGRSFSGEATRIGRDGVERSALVSKFPVYDKDGDVELIATLWTDISEQMAVQKTLEDARARLRAITDNVPIMLSLKGLDGYYLEGNAGFARWHGLGVREIAGLRSTDLVNAGRAKIVEALDQRVIETGEVVVEESVSELQRRPDGKQTIFRMIKFPVYDAAGNIMAVGTAMTDITEQKLAQRALEETQARLVAITDNVPIMLSLKDKNGTYQHCNLKFAEWHGCKLEQIIGKASRDLLPPEQASIVEKVDQEVIKTGEVQVFETDTVFGHTKDGMRIALRQFKFPIRDSAGAITGIGTAILDITDERRAEKALQAHLEKLEDMVADRTVELTQEIAERRRAEANLRAVLEKSPVGVAVVSGVPRRRLFVNQSLLDMFGAESEEALNAVPMADTYVDPLDLERLSTEVDEKGGVHAAEVRRRRLDGRQVWLLMHARTVEFEGEKAALVWHYDITTRKEAEEALAQQAETLEQTVAERTRELQTSEQLLGSIFEHLPVAVLIKDSELRLERTNPVYSQWYGIDFESKIGKQETLISGEQADEEDISHRRAQEREVLETGEIRTRIAAHRFADGRDHSLKVTKFPIFDDQGRVSRVGSVSIDLTQEIEARQALERHERLLRSLIDNLPVSIIMTDRNERYNLVNQTFCDWYGLGQDEVIGTSILKLAERLNVDGTVTREQELIAGTTGKALSRETERQFADGSTHNLLITKYPFHDETGKVNGVVSVSVDLTDLRNRERQLSTLVENVPGLVFRSVRKADGSIHVAFLSEGVEAILGEDAATVTARVNAGDLSMFHVDSRGEYIAESTRCFNEGKPFEFTYRMVRKDGSPCWVHERSRAIQALDDGWLVEGLILDVTEQKLADDALRQNQAWLRAFTDNLPIYLNLKDVEGRYVFVNRLFADIRRDKSINFVGRTPYEALSDKVSEDLLEVDREVLRSGEVKDFESHARSEELKGRLLRFIKFPVRDDEGTVIGIGTAAMDITDQKMAENAIRESEAKLQAITQNAPMLLNLKDKEGRYQFVNDVYAQWVRKPVDEIIGKTVSEIFSNRSLDVIIEQEAKVLATGEPTEFEAAATSAQGDGERMMQYIKFPVRDDKGEVFGIGTAIMDVTDRKRADLALKESEARFRGLFENAPAGITIKTTTGRYLAMNRTFLDWKGWDLVDVVGRRSADMFGPEVGARTDKEDAKVIAERQPFMKEVVIKCVDGRNLITTNIKAPMLTPDGLVTGVCSFYVDVSEIREIETQLQQAQKMEAIGRLAGGIAHDFNNLPGAMMGFNEFLIEDLPEGSPQHNFAQRVARAGDRAKQLVSQILAFSRASHGEQNVVDLNAIGEEATTLLSGTLPVTTRVVFHPSDAEVTAMTNAGQMSQVLMNLGVNANDAFSGVDGVINIGVERIPSGSKLLSAHEGSVKTSPEDFMEIRKVEDGAWQVVAGVIDADADHVMIYVEDTGPGIAEPVLRRLFEPFFTTKEAGKGTGLGLPVVHGIVTAHHGAIRVQTCLGKGTRFEVFLPCAAPGSNRAAADEVTERVAGQGMILIVDDESEVADMVSIGLERLGYEVGVCSGGDEAIEVFGDTPELWRAVISDQIMPDMRGMELIRRIKEIRPDVPCILCTGYSDTLTEETARSGGADAFFQKPVSASRLGQVLADLLGD, from the coding sequence ATGCCGCGGTCGCCATCGGACGAATCGACAAGCACACGCCAAGCCAACGGGTTTGGCGGTGACCACGCAGGCGCAGACGCGCGTGTTCTTGACTTCGCCCGCGTCAGTGCCGACTGGTTCTGGGAAACGGACGTTGATGGCCGGTTCACCTTCATTTCCGATCAAGTGACCTCTCTGGTCGGCGTGCGGCCTGAAGACTGTATTGGAAAGTCGCGCGAGGAACTGCATGGGGGGATTCCCCAGGACGCGACCTGGGCGGCCTATCGTAAGGTCATCCACGCGCATGAGCCCTTTCGCGACATCACCTTCATCATGGCTGACCCCGATGGGATGACATTCCCCATCTCAATAAGCGGTATGCCGGTGTTTGACGGTGGAAAATTCGTGGGGTACCGCGGCACAGGTCGCCGGGCCTCTCAGGGCGAGGTAATCGAAAAGCTGGTCCGCAACATCGTCCGTGCAACGTCCAGAGCCGTCGGTCGGGATTTTCTCGAACAGATCACCCAGGCCTTATGGCAGGAATTGAACGTTGATCGGATATTCATCACCCGCCTGGCCGATGACGGCAAGACGGCGGAAAGCGTGGTCGCGATCATCGATGGCGAATGGGCTGATAACGTCAGCTATCCCATCGCCGGCGGCCCCTGTGAGATGGTCACGCGCTCGACGTCGCTTTGCGTCTATCCACGGGGTGTCGCGGATAGGTTTCCCGATGATCATTACCTGAAGGACGAAGGTATTGAGGGCTACATCGGCGTGCCGCTTTTCGGCAACAACGGCCAATGCCTCGGTCTGATGGTGGCGATGTCCGGCCAACCGATGATTTTGGAGGATATGCACAAACTGGTCTTCGAATTCTTTGCGGGCCGGGTTGCCGCGGAACTGGATCGCTCACTGGCCGAAGAAGAACTGCGCCGCCGGGATGTTTTGTTATCGGCGATCGTTGACCATATTCCCCACGGCCTGACCGTGAAAGACCCTAGCGGACGGTACATGCTGGTCAACAAGGAGTTCACGCGCCGCTACGGTGTCGACGACGATGAAATCCTTGGCCGGTCGAACGAGGAGCGTTTCCCTGCATGGGAAGCTTCCTGGGCGGCGTCACGGGCCCAGGAAAAGGACGTCACGGCAAGCAATCAGATCACCGTCCGTGAGCAGGACCGCGAATTCGTCGATGGTTCGCACCATCGCCTGGAGATTGTCAAATTTCCCATTTCCGACGATGACGGACAGGTGATCGGTGTTGGTGCGCTTGGCGTCGATATCACCGAACGCGACGCGTGGGAGCGGGATGCCCGTGATCGTGAACGAATTCTGAAAGGATATCACAAGGCCCTCGACCGCATCGTCGCCAGCGACGAAATGGCTTCACCCGATGCCGGGGACGCCTTCACCTTGCTGACCCGGGTTGCGGCCGAAACCTTGGGCGTGGAAAGGGTCAGTGTGTGGCACGCCCACCCGGATATGAGTCACATCGAATGTCTGGACCTGTATCAGGCCACACCGGCAACCCATGTCAGTGGGATGGTCCTGAAACGTGAAAATTTCCCGCAGTACTTCAAGGCCTTGCAGCAGGTTGAGGTGATCGACGCCCATGATGCCCAGTCGGATCCTCGTACCGCCGAATTTGCCGGGGGATACCTGGACAAGCATGGCATTGCTTCCATGCTTGATGCGGCGATCCATGTCGGCGACGAACTCAAGGGCGTGTTGTGCCTGGAACATGTCGGTGAACAGAGAGAATGGTCGCTTGAGGAACAGTCTCTGGCCCGCTCTCTTGCCGCCCTGACATCGCTTATCCTGGCCCGCCAGGAACAGCAGGAGGCCGAGCGCGCGCGGCAATCCATCGAACACCGGTTCAGCAGTGTCGTCAACGCGCTGCCCAGTTCCCTGTCACTCAAGGACAAGAATCAACGCTACGTATTCGTCAACAAGATCTATGAGCAGAACTACGGCGTGCGTGCCGAAAATGTTATCGGCAAGCGGATCGAAGACCTGGATCTGAATACGCCGGAAATCCTGGCCTCGATCGTTGCCCAGGATATGGCTGTTCTTGAACAGGGACGGTCATTTTCCGGCGAGGCGACCCGCATCGGCCGCGACGGCGTCGAGCGGTCGGCGTTGGTTTCTAAGTTCCCTGTCTATGACAAGGACGGTGACGTTGAACTGATCGCCACCTTGTGGACTGATATCTCCGAGCAGATGGCAGTTCAAAAAACCCTGGAGGATGCCCGGGCACGCCTGCGCGCGATCACCGACAACGTGCCGATCATGCTCTCCTTGAAAGGGCTGGACGGCTATTACCTGGAAGGTAATGCGGGCTTTGCCCGATGGCATGGCCTCGGCGTGCGCGAGATTGCGGGTTTGCGGTCGACTGATCTTGTCAATGCCGGCCGGGCCAAGATCGTCGAGGCGTTGGATCAGCGCGTGATCGAAACCGGCGAGGTCGTTGTCGAGGAATCGGTATCCGAGCTTCAGCGCCGGCCTGATGGCAAACAGACAATTTTCCGCATGATCAAGTTTCCGGTCTACGACGCCGCAGGCAACATCATGGCCGTGGGCACGGCGATGACGGATATCACCGAACAGAAGCTGGCGCAGCGTGCGTTGGAGGAAACCCAGGCGCGGCTCGTGGCGATTACCGACAATGTACCGATCATGTTGTCGCTTAAGGACAAGAACGGCACCTATCAGCATTGCAACCTCAAATTCGCGGAATGGCATGGGTGCAAGCTTGAGCAGATCATCGGCAAGGCGTCGCGGGATCTGCTGCCGCCAGAACAGGCCTCGATCGTCGAGAAAGTCGATCAGGAGGTCATTAAGACGGGCGAAGTTCAAGTGTTCGAAACCGACACCGTCTTCGGTCACACGAAGGACGGAATGCGAATTGCCTTGCGGCAGTTCAAGTTCCCGATCCGCGACAGCGCCGGCGCGATCACCGGCATCGGCACGGCGATTCTCGACATCACCGATGAACGCCGGGCGGAAAAGGCACTACAGGCCCATCTTGAAAAGCTTGAAGACATGGTCGCCGACCGCACCGTGGAGCTGACCCAGGAAATCGCGGAACGCCGGCGGGCCGAAGCGAACTTGCGTGCGGTTTTGGAAAAAAGCCCCGTCGGGGTGGCTGTCGTCTCCGGTGTCCCCCGCCGCCGGTTGTTCGTCAATCAAAGCCTTCTCGACATGTTTGGCGCCGAAAGTGAGGAGGCCCTCAACGCGGTCCCAATGGCGGACACCTACGTGGATCCGCTGGATCTGGAACGGCTAAGTACAGAAGTCGACGAGAAGGGGGGCGTCCATGCGGCCGAAGTGCGCCGCCGGCGTCTGGACGGCAGGCAAGTTTGGTTGTTAATGCATGCGAGAACCGTCGAATTCGAGGGCGAAAAGGCAGCCTTGGTTTGGCATTACGACATTACGACCCGCAAAGAAGCCGAGGAGGCGCTGGCCCAGCAGGCGGAAACCCTTGAGCAGACGGTTGCCGAGCGGACCCGTGAATTGCAGACGAGCGAACAACTTCTTGGGTCGATTTTCGAACATCTTCCCGTGGCTGTCCTGATCAAGGATTCCGAGCTTCGCCTGGAAAGAACGAACCCGGTTTACAGTCAGTGGTATGGAATCGATTTTGAATCCAAGATCGGGAAGCAGGAAACGCTCATAAGCGGCGAGCAGGCGGATGAAGAAGACATCAGCCATCGTCGGGCGCAAGAGCGGGAGGTTCTGGAAACCGGCGAAATTCGTACACGCATAGCCGCGCACCGTTTTGCGGACGGGCGTGATCATTCGCTGAAAGTTACAAAGTTTCCGATCTTCGATGACCAGGGCAGGGTGTCCCGGGTCGGCTCCGTCAGCATTGACCTGACCCAGGAGATCGAAGCTCGTCAAGCGCTTGAACGGCACGAGCGCCTGCTGCGATCGCTGATCGACAACCTGCCGGTCAGCATCATCATGACCGACCGGAACGAGCGTTACAATTTGGTCAATCAGACTTTCTGCGATTGGTATGGCCTTGGCCAGGATGAAGTCATCGGCACGAGCATTCTAAAACTGGCCGAGCGTTTGAATGTCGATGGCACCGTCACCAGAGAACAAGAACTGATCGCGGGGACAACCGGTAAAGCCCTGTCTCGGGAGACCGAACGTCAGTTTGCCGATGGTTCGACTCATAACTTGTTGATCACCAAGTACCCGTTCCACGATGAAACCGGCAAGGTGAACGGCGTGGTGTCCGTCAGCGTCGATCTGACCGACCTGCGGAACCGGGAACGTCAGTTGTCGACCCTGGTTGAGAACGTTCCCGGGTTGGTGTTTCGCAGCGTCCGCAAGGCCGACGGCAGTATCCATGTCGCATTCCTCAGCGAAGGGGTTGAGGCGATTCTCGGCGAAGACGCGGCGACGGTCACGGCGCGTGTGAACGCTGGCGATCTTTCGATGTTCCATGTGGATTCCCGAGGCGAATACATCGCCGAATCGACGCGCTGCTTCAACGAAGGCAAACCCTTCGAGTTTACCTATCGGATGGTCAGGAAAGACGGTAGCCCGTGTTGGGTGCATGAACGCAGCCGGGCGATCCAGGCGCTGGACGATGGATGGCTGGTCGAGGGCTTGATTCTCGATGTGACGGAACAGAAGCTCGCCGATGACGCTCTGCGCCAGAACCAGGCCTGGCTTCGGGCGTTTACCGATAACCTTCCGATCTATTTGAACCTCAAGGATGTTGAAGGCAGGTACGTTTTCGTTAATCGCCTGTTCGCGGATATCCGGCGCGACAAAAGCATCAATTTCGTCGGCAGAACGCCGTATGAGGCCCTTTCGGACAAGGTGTCCGAGGATCTGCTTGAGGTGGACCGGGAGGTTTTGAGATCGGGAGAGGTCAAGGACTTTGAATCCCATGCCCGCAGCGAAGAGTTGAAGGGGCGGCTGCTGCGCTTCATTAAATTCCCGGTCCGCGACGACGAAGGGACGGTCATCGGTATCGGGACCGCGGCGATGGATATCACGGATCAGAAGATGGCGGAGAACGCCATCCGGGAAAGTGAAGCCAAGCTGCAGGCGATTACCCAGAACGCGCCCATGCTGCTCAATCTCAAGGACAAGGAAGGGCGGTATCAGTTCGTCAACGATGTCTATGCACAATGGGTACGCAAGCCCGTCGATGAAATCATCGGCAAAACGGTCTCGGAGATTTTCTCGAACAGATCCTTGGACGTCATCATCGAACAGGAAGCCAAGGTTTTGGCGACCGGTGAGCCTACCGAGTTCGAGGCCGCGGCGACGTCGGCGCAAGGCGACGGCGAGCGGATGATGCAATACATCAAATTCCCCGTGCGTGACGACAAGGGGGAGGTGTTCGGCATCGGCACGGCGATCATGGACGTTACCGACCGTAAGCGCGCCGACCTTGCCCTGAAGGAAAGCGAGGCCCGTTTCCGCGGCCTGTTCGAGAACGCACCCGCGGGGATCACCATCAAGACGACGACCGGGCGATACCTGGCCATGAACAGAACCTTTCTGGATTGGAAGGGGTGGGATCTGGTCGACGTCGTGGGCCGTCGCTCGGCCGACATGTTCGGCCCCGAAGTCGGCGCGCGTACCGACAAAGAAGATGCCAAGGTCATCGCCGAGCGCCAGCCCTTTATGAAAGAGGTCGTCATCAAGTGCGTCGACGGCCGTAATTTGATCACGACCAATATCAAGGCGCCGATGCTGACGCCGGATGGCTTGGTCACGGGCGTCTGTTCTTTCTATGTCGATGTATCCGAAATCCGTGAGATTGAGACACAACTGCAACAGGCTCAGAAGATGGAGGCCATCGGCCGTCTGGCGGGGGGGATCGCCCACGATTTCAACAACCTTCCGGGCGCGATGATGGGCTTCAACGAATTCCTGATCGAAGACCTTCCGGAAGGTTCGCCACAACATAATTTCGCCCAGCGTGTCGCCCGTGCCGGTGATCGGGCCAAGCAACTGGTTAGTCAAATTCTGGCGTTCTCACGGGCATCGCATGGCGAACAGAATGTTGTCGATCTGAACGCGATCGGCGAAGAGGCGACGACGCTCTTGTCCGGCACCCTGCCGGTAACGACCCGCGTGGTGTTTCATCCCTCTGATGCAGAAGTCACCGCGATGACGAATGCCGGCCAGATGTCTCAGGTTCTGATGAACCTGGGTGTCAACGCCAACGATGCTTTCTCGGGCGTTGACGGCGTCATCAATATTGGCGTGGAACGTATACCCTCGGGCTCGAAACTGCTGTCGGCCCACGAAGGTTCGGTCAAGACCTCGCCCGAGGATTTCATGGAAATCCGGAAGGTGGAGGACGGCGCCTGGCAGGTGGTGGCGGGGGTGATTGATGCCGACGCCGATCATGTCATGATATATGTGGAAGACACGGGGCCAGGCATCGCGGAGCCCGTGCTCCGGCGTCTTTTCGAACCGTTCTTTACCACCAAGGAGGCAGGGAAGGGCACGGGTCTCGGGCTTCCCGTGGTGCATGGCATCGTCACCGCCCACCACGGCGCGATACGTGTTCAAACGTGCCTGGGCAAGGGCACACGGTTCGAGGTCTTCCTGCCTTGCGCCGCACCCGGTTCCAACCGTGCAGCGGCGGACGAAGTTACCGAACGGGTCGCGGGCCAGGGCATGATTTTGATCGTCGACGACGAAAGCGAGGTCGCGGACATGGTCTCGATCGGCCTGGAACGGCTGGGCTATGAAGTCGGTGTCTGTTCCGGCGGCGATGAGGCGATCGAAGTGTTCGGTGATACACCCGAATTGTGGCGGGCCGTGATTTCCGATCAGATCATGCCCGACATGCGCGGCATGGAGTTGATCCGGCGGATCAAGGAAATCCGTCCTGACGTCCCCTGCATCCTGTGTACCGGATACAGCGATACGCTAACGGAAGAAACGGCGCGGTCCGGTGGGGCGGACGCCTTTTTTCAAAAACCGGTCTCCGCCTCGCGCCTGGGACAGGTGCTCGCTGATCTGTTGGGTGATTGA